The following are encoded in a window of Saccharothrix longispora genomic DNA:
- a CDS encoding S9 family peptidase translates to MGNETSFPRRHARTQRFTLGAPRTFTVAPDGSAVYFLRTASAAGRANGLWKFDTAAGTEALLVDPATLLTDPEDLPPEERARRERTREQAAGIVGYSTDADARQAVFALSGRLFVVELATAAVRELPAAGAAVDPRLDPTGRRVGYVADGALHVVDLATGVDRVVAAPDGDDVTWGLAEFIAAEEMHRYRGYWFSPDGARVLAARVDNTPVRRWYIADPANPATPATEIAYPAAGTPNATVTASFLAADGDGRVDVEWDREAFPYLNTAVWSSHGRPLIQVQSRDQRRVLVLAADPATGATEVLADDTDPHWLELVPGSPRWTPAGELLRVLPVDGANRLVVGDRPWTPDGFQVRSVLDAGEDGVLVTASTDDPTRTHVFLVTADDVRRLSTEDGVHGAVRGGGVLLLASSGLDHFGVKVTTSTGGVIANHAEEPGLTPRVTLLTAGERDLRAALLLPRDHVPGTKLPVLLDPYGGPHAQRVVAARNAYLTSQWLADQGFAVLVVDGRGTPGRGPAWERDIAFDFAGATLDDQVDALHAVAADHPDLDLTRVAIRGWSYGGYLAALAVLRRPDVFHAGIAGAPVTDWSLYDTHYTERYLGHPDEKPEVYEANSLIADAPKLERPLMIVHGLADDNVVAAHTLRLSSALLAAGRPHTVLPLSGVTHMTPQEQVAENLLLLQVDFLRTALA, encoded by the coding sequence GTGGGCAACGAGACCTCCTTCCCGCGCCGGCACGCGCGCACCCAGCGGTTCACCCTCGGGGCACCCCGGACGTTCACCGTCGCACCCGACGGCTCGGCGGTGTACTTCCTGCGCACCGCCTCGGCCGCGGGCCGGGCGAACGGCCTGTGGAAGTTCGACACGGCGGCGGGGACCGAGGCGCTGCTGGTCGACCCGGCGACCCTGCTGACCGACCCCGAGGACCTGCCCCCGGAGGAGCGGGCCCGGCGCGAGCGCACCCGCGAGCAGGCCGCGGGCATCGTCGGCTACTCGACGGACGCCGACGCGCGGCAGGCGGTGTTCGCGCTCTCCGGCCGGCTGTTCGTGGTCGAGCTCGCCACCGCGGCGGTGCGCGAGCTGCCCGCCGCGGGCGCGGCCGTCGACCCCCGCCTGGACCCGACCGGCCGCCGCGTCGGGTACGTGGCGGACGGCGCGCTGCACGTCGTGGACCTGGCGACCGGTGTGGACCGGGTCGTCGCCGCACCGGACGGCGACGACGTCACGTGGGGCCTGGCCGAGTTCATCGCCGCCGAGGAGATGCACCGCTACCGGGGGTACTGGTTCTCCCCGGATGGCGCGCGCGTCCTGGCCGCCCGCGTCGACAACACCCCGGTCCGGCGCTGGTACATCGCCGACCCGGCCAACCCCGCGACCCCGGCCACCGAGATCGCCTACCCGGCGGCGGGCACGCCCAACGCCACCGTCACCGCGTCGTTCCTGGCCGCCGACGGCGACGGCCGGGTGGACGTCGAGTGGGACCGCGAGGCGTTCCCGTACCTGAACACGGCGGTGTGGTCCTCGCACGGCAGGCCGCTGATCCAGGTCCAGTCCCGCGACCAGCGGCGCGTCCTGGTGCTCGCGGCGGACCCGGCGACCGGCGCCACCGAGGTGCTGGCCGACGACACCGACCCGCACTGGCTGGAGCTGGTGCCCGGTTCACCCCGCTGGACGCCGGCCGGCGAGCTGCTGCGCGTGCTGCCGGTGGACGGCGCGAACCGGCTGGTCGTCGGCGACCGGCCGTGGACGCCGGACGGCTTCCAGGTGCGCTCGGTGCTCGACGCGGGGGAGGACGGCGTGCTCGTCACCGCCTCCACCGACGACCCGACGCGGACGCACGTGTTCCTGGTGACGGCGGACGACGTCCGCCGACTGTCCACCGAGGACGGCGTGCACGGCGCGGTCCGCGGCGGCGGCGTGCTGCTGCTGGCCTCCTCGGGCCTGGACCACTTCGGCGTGAAGGTGACCACGTCGACCGGCGGCGTGATCGCCAACCACGCCGAGGAACCCGGGCTCACGCCGCGCGTCACCCTGCTGACCGCCGGCGAGCGGGACCTGCGCGCCGCGCTGCTGCTCCCGCGCGACCACGTTCCGGGCACGAAGCTGCCGGTGCTGCTCGACCCGTACGGCGGGCCGCACGCGCAGCGCGTCGTGGCCGCCCGCAACGCCTACCTCACCTCGCAGTGGCTGGCGGACCAGGGGTTCGCCGTGCTCGTCGTGGACGGCCGGGGCACCCCGGGCCGCGGGCCGGCGTGGGAGCGCGACATCGCGTTCGACTTCGCCGGCGCCACCCTCGACGACCAGGTGGACGCCCTGCACGCGGTGGCCGCCGACCACCCCGACCTCGACCTGACCCGGGTGGCGATCCGCGGCTGGTCCTACGGCGGCTACCTGGCCGCGTTGGCCGTGCTGCGCCGCCCGGACGTCTTCCACGCGGGCATCGCGGGTGCCCCGGTCACCGACTGGAGCCTCTACGACACCCACTACACCGAGCGCTACCTGGGCCACCCGGACGAGAAGCCCGAGGTGTACGAGGCCAACTCGCTCATCGCCGACGCCCCGAAGCTGGAGCGCCCGCTGATGATCGTGCACGGCCTGGCCGACGACAACGTCGTGGCCGCGCACACCCTGCGGCTGTCCAGCGCGCTGCTCGCCGCCGGCCGCCCGCACACCGTGCTGCCGCTGTCGGGCGTCACCCACATGACCCCGCAGGAGCAGGTGGCGGAGAACCTGCTGCTGCTCCAGGTGGACTTCCTGCGCACCGCCCTGGCCTGA